The Sesamum indicum cultivar Zhongzhi No. 13 linkage group LG1, S_indicum_v1.0, whole genome shotgun sequence genome includes a window with the following:
- the LOC105159034 gene encoding putative leucine-rich repeat-containing protein DDB_G0290503 codes for MAKHRWEGSMKSFRIHIDPEKEEHQKWLRTENENKVKRILKLTKGLSGNKEANSRKKSELISLIEEFQQQYESLYSLYVDLRVQVKANINGGDDDVPSTSYSDSESYFSPDESNIRTSDASSSESLTNFQRGDSEEAETSDVEDTILKDKLTCSSEVKEKATTSNSQSQELSEILKDLTVQDEEVESTRHTLAQTKELEGIVASLKDEVEMLCTQKRRLEEQVEGMSNEAKQRQVQILRLEARILELEAKSKGNESIQISEDNEDPYSSRISNLVAQTNNLQLEANTLEERLSGEASQVKGLTEQVKSLQKELVAVNGQKAELEKELVKKEAEASECLVQIENLKNELKNQVLIEQGRMQEKESLKVQVKDLDQEVYQLSSTKSDLEELLKKINQEADQSKVENEELQRKISELQTSLSSTKNKLSAQEKKFEACQGELSTQIEPLKEKVRKHEKMLETLRNDRKSLQAELERCQKELEREKQEASLSKSQMERKNNELTSKIADQQKTLLELGEEMDKLKAENESAQMRITDSKSNFLLVERKMEEIAEEFRKQYEDKFRILSRRIRVAEQLQAENKEWYMRTKDTFEQENKDLKERVGEKEVGQGSIKDISITANHTLVSLDSVALRFEECTANFLNRISKSSCELKFAKDWVMRKNKALMHVKDDMDCLLHQLDDKEAEILIFREKVWKSENKIRELEKMIKEKEEGMLGLQEEKREAIRQLCVWIDYHRSRSDYYKKMLSEVNRGRRKSAAAADERALILRLIAEKQKEDMPKHRWRESLKSFFGSHIDPEKDDEIKGNKAEIEGKVQKILEVLKDDDNDGKGPLVNLIEDVHNHYLSLYSRYDHLTEELKKKAHGKHGSDSSSSSSDSSDSDDSPRKKGKKNGKVENNFENDAAAIKQDLEVALSEVAELKRKLAATTDEKEALNQECQRTLSKLQEAEKSIASEAEKWNDEKARLLAENADLSIELESSRKLQAELNQKLEDMNKERESLSIEKDVAALKIEEEKRNAEELKTINSQLQQEKDMLYLELEAVKGEFSTLKENLESKENEIAKLTQMQKAAEEENISLSLKITQLENEIKQAENKIQDLVTESSQLSEKLADKDKELLTHLEIHETHREAAKEKLESAEREIAKVTQIQKAAEEENSRLSLNISQLQDEIKQAENKIQYLITESSQLSEKLAEKERELLSHLEIHEAHKEEAREKLEAAANETAKLSQMQEAAEEEKASLSLKISKLEDEIKQAENKIQDLATESSQLSEKLTEKEGEVSRHLEIHEAHKEETKETLETAEKEIAKLTQMQKASEEENASLSSKISQLEGDIKQAEKNIQNLATEASQLSEKLAEKEQELSSHLEIHDAYIQETKEKLESAATEIAKLSQMQEASEEEKTSLSSKISQLEDEVKQSENKIQSLVIESSQLSENLVDKERELSSHLESHEAYKEEAKETLESATTEIAKLRQMQEAAEEEKSCLSLKISQLEDEIKQAESKIQDLATESSQLIEKLADKERELSSHLEIYEAYKEETKEKLESAAAEIANLSQMQQATEEEKTSLFLKISQLEDEIKQAESKIQDIATESSQLSEKLAEKEKELSSHLEIYEAYKEETKEKLESAAAEIAKLSLMQLATEEEKTSLSLKISHLEDEIKQAKNNIEDLGTESSQLSEKLAQKEEELSSHLKSQEVYKEEAEEKLGIAEKEIAKLSEMQKAAEEENSNLSLKISQLEDEISQAENKIQELVNESSQLREKLAEKERELSSHLEIHEVHKEQSSTRMRGLELELDSSHTQRREIEQQKNDELSALLKKLEDQEMDSLNRINDLRVQINAIQAEAESLRIQKGELEEQIVHRGNEASAQVKELTDQVSAKQMELESLLSQKMESEIQLEKRVQEISNFLIQIESLKEELANKILELNRNIEEKETLLSQVKDLELEVNSIRTEKLEVEEQLKQKNDEVSESLSQIETLKEELEKRTTEQKKTLEENESLVLQVNNLNVELNTLSNQKHELEEQLRSKCEELIRLQKEKAELQDKSSEVERALIEKENELSTLCKKSEDAESEASARIIALTADVNSLHEQLSSLGAQKSEADIILDKKTAEISEFLIQVEKLKEELSGKTVEGERLLEEKESLAAQLKDLQLELETLRREKDELEDRISSKVNEANQLREEKSGLESKISELESTLTDRGDEVIAIQKKLEDVQKEASTEIAELQKQVGSLQQELDLLHSEKSELVMQIERSKLESTERLALAENSNTELVNKIIEQERKLKEQEDVFVKLCDEQKQLEFQFQNSEENLKSPEMKIEEITQQFQNGIDAKNQEVSKLEEEIEELKRELEMKVEEISTLVENVRNTEVKLRLTNQKLRITEQLLSEKDESHLKKEEKLNEEHKVLEDRVATLSGIIEAYKEVQVKTITEITEKVNDTLTGVDAFSMKFEEDYGHLESRIYETVNELKVTTNMIRETINEKDQLKKEVANLVQQLNDEKDQESMLKGRISELESILHKEEDEKKSLIQSVQQRDEKMGELERRMTEKDMGLVNLIEEKREAIRQLCILIEYHRNRYDDLKDMVEKTRGARRQLAA; via the exons ATGGCGAAACATCGGTGGGAGGGATCGATGAAGTCCTTCAGGATCCACATTGATCCTGAGAAAGAAGAACACCAAAAATGGTTGAGAACAG aGAATGAGAACAAAGTGAAAAGGATCTTGAAGCTGACTAAAGGCCTAAGCGGCAATAAAGAAGCCAATTCAAGGAAAAAGTCTGAGCTGATTAGTCTGATTGAAGAGTTCCAGCAGCAATATGAATCGCTATACTCCCTCTACGTAGACTTAAGAGTGCAGGTGAAGGCCAACATTAACGGTGGAGACGATGATGTCCCTTCTACGTCCTACTCAGATTCAGAATCATACTTCTCTCCAGACGAATCCAACATTAGAACCAGCGACGCGAGCAGCAGTGAGAGCTTAACAAACTTCCAGCGTGGGGACAGTGAGGAGGCTGAGACATCAGATGTGGAAGATACTATTCTCAAGGACAAGTTAACATGTTCGAGTGAAGTAAAGGAAAAGGCCACAACTTCAAATTCACAGTCTCAGGAGCTCTCTGAAATTCTCAAGGACCTGACGGTGCAAGATGAAGAGGTAGAAAGCACGAGGCACACGTTGGCTCAAACGAAGGAGTTAGAGGGAATTGTGGCGAGCTTGAAGGATGAGGTCGAAATGCTTTGCACACAAAAACGACGATTGGAAGAGCAAGTAGAGGGCATGTCAAACGAAGCTAAGCAAAGGCAAGTGCAGATATTGAGACTAGAAGCTCGTATTTTGGAACTTGAAGCTAAATCCAAAGGCAACGAGTCTATTCAAATAAGTGAGGATAATGAGGATCCATATTCGTCTAGAATCTCGAATCTTGTTGCACAGACGAACAATCTCCAGCTTGAAGCGAATACCTTAGAAGAACGGTTATCGGGAGAGGCGTCTCAAGTAAAGGGCCTGACGGAGCAGGTTAAATCTCTGCAGAAGGAACTGGTGGCTGTGAATGGTCAGAAGGCTGAATTGGAGAAGGAACTGGTGAAGAAAGAGGCAGAAGCTTCAGAATGTCTTGTTCAGATTGAAAATCTGAAAAACGAATTGAAAAATCAGGTTCTTATTGAGCAGGGGAGGATGCAAGAGAAGGAAAGCTTGAAAGTTCAGGTAAAAGATCTAGACCAGGAAGTTTATCAGTTAAGCAGCACGAAGAGCGACCTGGAAGAGCtgctaaagaaaataaatcaagaagcTGATCAATCAAAGGTTGAAAATGAGGAGCTGCAACGAAAAATATCCGAGCTACAGACCTCTCTTTCGTCAACCAAAAACAAACTATCAgctcaagaaaagaaatttgagGCCTGTCAGGGTGAACTGTCCACTCAGATTGAGCCCCTGAAGGAGAAGGTCAGGAAACACGAGAAAATGTTGGAAACGTTGCGAAATGACAGGAAAAGCTTGCAGGCGGAGTTGGAACGGTGTCAGAAAGAGCTTGAGAGAGAGAAGCAAGAGGCATCCCTGAGCAAATCGCAGATGGAGAGAAAGAACAATGAACTAACAAGTAAGATAGCTGATCAGCAGAAAACGCTGCTCGAATTGGGGGAAGAGATGGACAAGCTGAAAGCAGAGAACGAATCGGCTCAAATGAGGATCACTGATTCCAAATCAAATTTCCTCCTGGTGGAACGAAAGATGGAAGAAATAGCAGAAGAGTTCCGCAAACAGTATGAGGATAAGTTCAGAATCCTCAGCCGGCGAATCAGGGTGGCAGAACAGCTGCAAGCTGAGAACAAAGAATGGTATATGAGAACGAAAGACACGTTCGAGCAAGAGAACAAGGACCTGAAAGAAAGAGTAGGGGAGAAAGAAGTCGGGCAGGGAAGCATTAAGGACATATCGATCACAGCAAACCACACGCTAGTTTCACTCGACTCAGTGGCCTTAAGGTTTGAGGAATGCACCGCTAATTTCCTCAACAGGATTTCCAAATCCTCGTGTGAGCTGAAGTTCGCAAAGGACTGGGTGATGAGGAAGAACAAAGCGTTGATGCACGTTAAAGATGACATGGACTGCTTATTGCACCAGCTGGACGACAAAGAGGCCGAGATATTGATCTTCAGGGAGAAGGTATGGAAGTCGGAGAATAAGATCCGGGAATTGGAGAAGATGATTAAGGAGAAAGAAGAGGGAATGCTCGGACTTCAAGAGGAGAAAAGGGAGGCTATAAGGCAACTATGTGTTTGGATTGACTATCATCGAAGCCGATCGGattactacaagaaaatgcTGTCTGAGGTGAATCGAGGACGCAGGAAG TCAGCTGCGGCTGCTGATGAACGAGCTCTGATTCTGAG GTTAATTGCTGAGAAACAAAAGGAAGACATGCCTAAGCATCGGTGGCGTGAGTCCTTGAAATCCTTTTTCGGAAGTCACATTGATCCTGAAAAAGATGATGAGATTAAGGGAAACAAAGCAG AAATTGAGGGCAAAGTGCAGAAGATTTTAGAGGTTCTTAAAGATGACGATAATGACGGGAAAGGGCCGCTGGTTAACTTGATTGAGGATGTCCACAATCATTACCTGTCTCTTTATTCTCGTTACGATCATCTGACTGAAGAGTTGAAGAAAAAAGCACATGGAAAACATGGGAGTGACAGTTCTTCATCCAGCTCAGATTCCTCGGACTCAGATGATTCACCGAGGAAGAAGGGCAAGAAAAATGGTAAAGTTGAgaataattttgagaatgaTGCAGCTGCTATAAAGCAAGACCTCGAAGTGGCGCTTTCTGAGGTTGCTGAACTGAAGAGGAAGTTGGCAGCCACTACAGATGAAAAGGAAGCACTAAATCAGGAGTGTCAAAGAACTTTGAGCAAACTACAGGAAGCAGAGAAAAGTATAGCATCTGAAGCTGAAAAGTGGAATGACGAGAAAGCTAGACTTTTGGCTGAAAATGCTGATCTGAGTATAGAACTGGAGAGTTCACGTAAGCTACAAGCTGAACTGAACCAGAAACTGGAAGATatgaataaagaaagagaaagctTAAGCATTGAGAAAGACGTTGCTGCCCTCAAAATTGAAGAGGAGAAGAGAAATGCTGAAGAATTGAAAACCATTAACAGCCAGTTACAACAAGAGAAAGACATGCTATATCTGGAATTGGAAGCAGTGAAGGGAGAATTTTCCACTCTAAAGGAGAATCTGGagtcaaaagaaaatgaaatcgcTAAGCTAACTCAGATGCAGAAGGCTGCCGAAGAGGAGAACATCAGTCTTTCCTTGAAGATTACACAGCTTGAGAATGAGATAAAACAGGctgaaaacaaaattcaagatCTTGTAACAGAATCAAGCCAATTAAGTGAAAAATTGGCTGACAAGGACAAAGAGCTTTTAACACATCTGGAGATTCACGAGACTCACAGAGAAGCTGCAAAGGAGAAACTGGAATCAGCGGAAAGAGAGATTGCTAAGGTCACCCAGATTCAAAAGGCTGCCGAAGAGGAGAACAGCCGTCTCTCCTTAAATATTTCACAGCTTCAGGATGAAATAAAACAGGCTGAAAACAAGATTCAATATCTTATTACTGAATCAAGCCAGTTAAGTGAAAAATTGgctgagaaagaaagagagctTTTAAGTCACCTGGAGATTCATGAGGCTCACAAAGAAGAAGCAAGAGAGAAACTGGAAGCAGCAGCAAACGAAACTGCTAAGCTAAGTCAGATGCAAGAGGCTGCTGAAGAGGAGAAAGCtagtctttccttaaagattTCAAAGCTTGAGGACGAGATAAAACAGGCTGAAAACAAGATTCAGGATCTTGCTACTGAGTCAAGCCAGTTAAGTGAAAAGTTGACTGAGAAAGAAGGAGAGGTTTCCCGTCACCTGGAGATTCATGAGGCTcacaaagaagaaacaaaggaGACACTTGAAACAGCAGAAAAAGAGATCGCAAAGCTAACTCAGATGCAAAAGGCCTCCGAAGAGGAGAATGCTAGTCTCTCCTCGAAGATTTCACAGCTTGAGGGTGATATAAAACAGGCTGaaaagaatattcaaaatcttGCTACAGAAGCAAGCCAGTTAAGTGAAAAATTGGCTGAGAAAGAACAAGAGCTTTCTAGTCACCTCGAGATTCATGACGCTTATATACAAGAAACAAAGGAGAAACTGGAATCAGCAGCAACAGAAATTGCTAAGCTCAGCCAGATGCAAGAGGCCTCCGAAGAGGAGAAAACTAGTCTTTCCTCAAAGATTTCACAGCTTGAGGATGAGGTAAAACAGTCTGAAAATAAGATTCAAAGTCTTGTTATTGAATCAAGCCAGTTAagtgaaaatttggttgataAAGAAAGAGAACTTTCGAGTCACCTGGAGAGTCATGAGGCTTACAAAGAAGAAGCAAAGGAGACACTGGAATCAGCAACAACAGAAATTGCTAAACTACGTCAGATGCAAGAGGCTGCTGAAGAGGAGAAAAGTTGTCTTTCTTTAAAGATTTCACAGCTTGAGGATGAGATTAAACAGGCTGAAAGCAAGATTCAAGATCTTGCTACCGAATCAAGCcagttaattgaaaaattggcTGATAAAGAAAGAGAACTTTCCAGTCACCTGGAGATTTATGAAGCTtacaaagaagaaacaaaggaGAAACTGGAATCAGCTGCAGCAGAAATCGCTAATCTAAGTCAGATGCAACAGGCCACCGAAGAGGAGAAAACTAGTCTTTTCTTAAAGATTTCACAGCTTGAGGATGAGATTAAACAGGCTGAAAGCAAGATTCAAGATATTGCAACCGAGTCAAGCCAGTTAAGTGAAAAATTGgctgagaaagaaaaagaactctCCAGTCACCTGGAGATTTATGAAGCTtacaaagaagaaacaaaggaGAAACTGGaatcagcagcagcagaaaTCGCTAAGCTAAGTCTGATGCAACTGGCCACTGAAGAGGAGAAAACTAGTCTTTCTTTAAAGATTTCACATCTTGAAGATGAGATAAAACAGGCTAAGAATAATATTGAAGATCTTGGTACAGAATCAAGCCAGTTAAGTGAAAAATTGGctcaaaaagaagaagagctTTCCAGCCACCTGAAGAGTCAAGAGGTTTACAAGGAAGAAGCAGAGGAGAAACTTGGAAtagcagaaaaagaaatcgCTAAGTTAAGTGAGATGCAAAAGGCCGCTGAAGAGGAGAACAGTAATCTTTCCTTGAAGATTTCACAGCTTGAGGATGAGATAAGCCAGGCTGAAAACAAGATTCAAGAACTTGTTAATGAATCAAGCCAGTTAAGAGAAAAATTGgctgagaaagaaagagagctTTCAAGTCACCTAGAGATTCATGAGGTTCACAAAGAACAAAGCTCAACTCGTATGAGGGGTTTGGAACTGGAGCTGGATTCATCACACACTCAAAGAAGAGAAATTGAGCAACAGAAGAATGATGAACTCTCTGCTCTTCTTAAGAAACTTGAGGATCAAGAGATGGATTCTTTAAACAGAATAAATGACCTCAGAGTACAGATCAATGCTATTCAAGCTGAGGCAGAGTCCTTGAGGATCCAGAAAGGTGAATTGGAAGAACAAATAGTACATAGAGGCAACGAAGCCTCAGCTCAAGTTAAGGAATTGACAGATCAGGTCAGTGCAAAGCAGATGGAACTGGAGTCTCTACTAAGCCAAAAAATGGAGTCGGAGATACAACTAGAGAAAAGAGTTCAAGAAATCTCCAACTTCCTAATCCAGATAGAGAGTCTGAAAGAAGAGTTGGCAAACAAAATCTTAGAGCTAAATAGGAACatagaagaaaaggaaactcTTTTGTCACAAGTAAAGGATCTGGAACTAGAGGTCAACTCCATACGTACTGAAAAATTGGAAGTGGAGGAACAGCTAAAACAAAAGAACGACGAAGTTTCAGAATCCCTTAGTCAGATAGAGACTTTAAAAGAAGAGTTGGAGAAGAGGACCACAGAGCAAAAGAAAACACTGGAAGAGAACGAGAGTCTAGTCTTGCAAGTAAACAACCTTAATGTGGAGCTCAATACCCTGAGCAACCAGAAACATGAATTGGAAGAGCAGTTGAGGAGCAAATGCGAGGAGCTTATTCGgttgcaaaaagaaaaagcagagCTGCAAGATAAAAGTTCTGAGGTTGAGAGAGCATTGATTGAAAAAGAGAACGAACTCTCCACTTTATGCAAAAAATCTGAAGATGCAGAGAGTGAAGCATCTGCCAGAATCATCGCATTGACTGCTGATGTGAACAGTCTTCATGAGCAATTGAGTTCTTTGGGTGCTCAGAAAAGTGAGGCAGATATCATTCTTGACAAAAAGACTGCAGAAATATCAGAATTCCTTATACAGGTTGAAAAGCTGAAAGAGGAATTATCAGGAAAAACTGTCGAAGGAGAAAGACTGCTGGAAGAGAAGGAAAGTCTGGCAGCACAGCTAAAGGATCTGCAACTGGAGCTGGAGACTCTTCGACGTGAAAAGGATGAACTGGAAGATCGGATTAGTAGCAAAGTTAATGAGGCAAATCAGCTGAGGGAGGAGAAGAGTGGCCTAGAGAGCAAGATTTCTGAACTAGAATCGACGCTAACAGACAGAGGAGATGAAGTCATTGCCATCCAGAAAAAATTGGAGGATGTGCAGAAAGAAGCATCCACTGAAATTGCTGAATTGCAAAAACAGGTTGGCTCTTTACAGCAGGAGCTGGATTTGCTGCATTCTGAGAAAAGCGAATTGGTAATGCAAATCGAGAGAAGTAAGCTAGAGTCCACCGAAAGGTTGGCTTTGGCTGAGAACAGCAACACTGAATTAGTGAACAAGATTATAGAACAGGAGAGAAAGCTGAAAGAACAGGAAGATGTATTCGTAAAATTGTGCGACGAGCAAAAACAACTGGAATTTCAGTTCCAAAACTCTGAGGAAAATCTCAAATCCCCAGAGATGAAGATAGAAGAGATTACCCAACAGTTCCAAAACGGCATTGATGCAAAGAATCAGGAAGTCAGTAAACTGGAAGAAGAGATAGAAGAGCTGAAGAGAGAACTTGAGATGAAAGTCGAGGAAATCAGTACACTGGTAGAAAACGTACGAAATACCGAGGTTAAGCTACGGTTAACAAACCAGAAGCTGCGTATCACAGAACAGCTATTAAGCGAGAAAGACGAAAGCCACCTGAAAAAGGAAGAGAAGTTAAATGAAGAACATAAAGTGCTTGAAGACAGAGTTGCAACATTGTCTGGAATAATTGAAGCTTATAAAGAAGTTCAAGTGAAAACAATAACAGAGATCACAGAGAAGGTAAACGACACATTGACTGGAGTCGATGCATTCAGCATGAAGTTTGAGGAAGACTACGGCCACTTAGAGTCTCGCATTTATGAAACAGTGAACGAGCTCAAGGTGACAACAAACATGATCAGAGAAACCATTAACGAGAAAGATCAGCTAAAGAAGGAAGTAGCCAACTTAGTTCAGCAACTGAATGATGAGAAAGATCAAGAGTCAATGTTGAAAGGAAGGATCAGTGAACTGGAGAGCATACTGCACAAGGAAGAGGACGAGAAGAAAAGCTTGATACAAAGTGTGCAACAGAGAGATGAGAAGATGGGAGAGTTGGAAAGAAGGATGACGGAGAAAGACATGGGGTTGGTGAACTTGATTGAGGAAAAAAGAGAGGCCATAAGACAGTTGTGTATCTTGATTGAATATCATCGCAATCGGTACGATGATCTCAAGGACATGGTGGAAAAAACAAGAGGCGCAAGAAGGCAGCTTGCTGCTTAA
- the LOC105158572 gene encoding mitochondrial adenine nucleotide transporter ADNT1-like codes for MGSEDTVGKTGETEAVSTIVNLAEEAKDYREGVTPPSRTFRSICKSLFAGGVAGGVSRTAVAPLERLKILLQVQNPHNIKYNGTVQGLKYIWRTEGFRGLFKGNGTNCARIVPNSAVKFFSYEEASKGILWLYRQQTGTEDAQLTPLLRLGAGACAGIIAMSATYPMDMVRGRLTVQTNKSPTQYRGIFHALRTVFTEEGPRALYKGWLPSVIGVVPYVGLNFAVYESLKDWLIKTNPYGLVENSDLNVTTRLACGAAAGAVGQTVAYPLDVIRRRMQMVGWRHAASVVTGDGKSKTPLEYTGMVDAFRKTVRYEGFGALYKGLIPNSVKVVPSIAIAFVTYEVVKDILGVEMKIPD; via the exons ATGGGGTCGGAGGATACGGTAGGGAAGACAGGCGAGACTGAAGCAGTATCGACGATCGTAAATCTTGCTGAGGAAGCCAAGGATTATCGTGAAGGTGTTACACCTCCAAGCCGTACTTTCCGCAGCATCTGTAAATCTCTCTTCGCTGGAGGCGTCGCAGGGGGAGT GTCACGTACTGCAGTTGCTCCACTGGAGCggttgaaaattttacttcaG GTCCAAAATCCACACAACATCAAGTATAATGGAACAGTTCAGGGATTGAAATACATATGGAGAACAGAGGGCTTCAGGGGACTGTTCAAAGGAAATGGCACTAATTGTGCTCGTATTGTTCCAAACTCAGCTGTCAAGTTCTTCAGCTATGAGGAGGCGTCAAA GGGAATATTATGGCTATATCGTCAGCAAACAGGAACTG AGGATGCTCAACTGACCCCACTTTTACGCCTTGGAGCTGGAGCATGTGCTGGGATCATTGCCATGTCAGCTACTTACCCAATGGACATGGTACGAGGTCGGCTTACTGTCCAG ACCAACAAATCACCTACACAGTACAGGGGAATCTTTCATGCTCTTAGAACAGTTTTTACTGAAGAAGGTCCTCGTGCTTTATATAAAGGATGGCTTCCTTCTGTGATAGGAGTT GTACCTTATGTGGGTCTCAACTTTGCTGTATATGAGTCTCTGAAAGATTGGTTGATCAAAACTAATCCATATGGATTAGTAGAAAACTCTGACTTGAATGTGACCACAAGGCTTGCCTGTGGCGCTGCTGCAGGCGCTGTTGGCCAGACAGTTGCTTACCCACTTGATGTCATCCGTCGAAGAATGCAGATGGTGGGTTGGAGGCATGCTGCTTCTGTTGTCACTGGAGACGGAAAGAGCAAAACACCCCTTGAGTATACAGGAATGGTAGATGCATTTAGGAAAACAGTTCGGTACGAGGGATTTGGGGCTCTGTACAAGGGCTTGATTCCAAATTCTGTCAAG GTGGTCCCTTCCATTGCTATTGCATTTGTGACATATGAGGTGGTAAAGGACATTCTTGGAGTAGAGATGAAAATACCAGATTGA